One stretch of Pandoraea oxalativorans DNA includes these proteins:
- a CDS encoding TauD/TfdA family dioxygenase — protein MLDTMLDVRALRTNGDLPMVVEPRDAGVPIEAAASALHALVDEYLPTHGGVLFRGFKVDGDAAFREFAASFGHSLLTYEFGSTPRSKVAQGVYTSTEYPPHQHIPLHNEQSYTRDWPMKIWFYSVLTAQEGGETPIADSRRIYARVPQDLRERFASKRLMYVRNFGNGFDVPWTQVFNTEDRAEVEAYCRAHRIACEWKDDGELRTRQLCQAVAQHPVTGDWVWFNQAHLFHISNLEPDVRETLLDVVGEEDLPRNVYYGDGSPIEEDALATIRHVLEAEKISFPWQNGDVLMLDNMLAAHARSPFKGPRKVVVAMAQAHGADR, from the coding sequence ATGCTCGATACGATGCTCGATGTGCGCGCCCTGCGCACCAATGGCGACCTCCCGATGGTGGTCGAACCGCGCGATGCCGGTGTGCCGATCGAGGCCGCCGCCAGTGCCCTGCATGCACTGGTGGACGAATATCTCCCGACCCACGGCGGCGTCTTGTTCCGGGGGTTCAAGGTCGACGGGGATGCGGCCTTCCGCGAGTTCGCCGCGTCTTTCGGTCATTCGCTGCTGACCTATGAGTTCGGCTCGACGCCGCGCAGCAAAGTCGCGCAAGGCGTTTATACGTCCACCGAATATCCGCCGCACCAGCACATTCCGTTGCACAACGAACAGTCGTACACGCGCGACTGGCCCATGAAGATCTGGTTCTACAGCGTGCTCACGGCGCAGGAAGGCGGTGAGACGCCGATTGCCGACAGCCGCCGCATTTATGCCCGTGTGCCGCAAGACCTACGCGAGCGTTTCGCCTCCAAGCGGCTGATGTACGTGCGCAACTTCGGTAACGGCTTCGACGTACCGTGGACGCAGGTCTTCAACACCGAAGACCGCGCCGAAGTCGAAGCGTATTGCCGTGCCCACCGCATTGCCTGCGAATGGAAAGACGATGGCGAGCTGCGTACGCGCCAGCTGTGTCAGGCCGTCGCGCAACATCCCGTGACGGGCGACTGGGTCTGGTTCAATCAGGCGCACCTGTTCCATATCTCCAACCTCGAACCCGACGTACGCGAAACGCTGCTCGACGTCGTCGGCGAAGAGGATCTGCCACGCAATGTGTACTACGGCGACGGCAGTCCCATCGAAGAAGACGCGCTCGCTACGATTCGTCACGTGCTTGAAGCAGAGAAGATCAGCTTCCCGTGGCAGAACGGCGATGTGCTGATGCTCGACAACATGCTCGCCGCGCACGCGCGTTCGCCGTTCAAGGGGCCGCGCAAGGTCGTCGTCGCGATGGCGCAGGCGCACGGGGCCGACCGCTGA